In Pyrus communis chromosome 8, drPyrComm1.1, whole genome shotgun sequence, one genomic interval encodes:
- the LOC137741497 gene encoding protein disulfide isomerase-like 1-4: MASRLVLAFALSALLFFSHSVLCKDSHLTDDDDEDLSFLEEPTDHGDAAPHYPDSDHYDEDNFDDLENYSDFDEGGDHEDSYKQPEVDEKDVVVLKAANFSDAVEKNRFMMVEFYAPWCGHCQALNPEYAAAATELKGEDVVLAKVDATEENELSQEYGVEGFPTIFFFIDGVHKPYTGQRTKEGIVTWIKKKIGPGIQNVTTLEDVERILTAESKVVLGYLNSLVGPESDELAAASRLEDEVTFYQTVDPKVAKLFHLDAEVKRPALVLLKKEAEKLSYFDGKFDKSAIAEFVFANKLPLVITFTRDNAPQIFESTIKKQLLLFATSKDSEKSLPEFQKAAQLFKGKLIFVHVETDNEDIGKPVSDYFGVTSEAPTVLGYTGNDDGRKFVLDGEVTLANLKTFGEDFIEDKLKPFYKSDPIPETNDGDVKIVVGNNFDDIVLDESKDVLLEIYAPWCGHCQSLEPTYNKLAKHLRGIDSIVIAKMDGTTNEHPRGKADGFPTLLFFPAGNKSFDPIPVDCDRTVVAFYKFLKKNASIPFKLQKPASTPKSEGSAATESQGSGSSADDLKDEL; this comes from the exons ATGGCGAGTCGACTCGTTCTCGCATTCGCACTCAGTGCCCTCCTCTTTTTCTCCCACTCGGTTCTCTGCAAGGACTCGCACCTTACCGACGACGACGACGAGGATCTCAGCTTCCTCGAGGAGCCCACTGACCACGGCGACGCCGCGCCGCACTATCCAGATTCGGACCACTACGACGAGGACAATTTCGACGATCTCGAGAACTACTCCGATTTCGACGAGGGCGGCGATCATGAGGACTCGTACAAGCAGCCAGAGGTAGACGAGAAGGACGTCGTCGTTTTGAAGGCGGCGAACTTCAGCGATGCAGTGGAGAAGAATAGATTCATGATGGTCGAGTTCTACGCGCCGTGGTGCGGACACTGCCAGGCCTTGAACCCGGAGTACGCGGCGGCAGCCACCGAGCTCAAGGGCGAAGATGTAGTTTTGGCCAAGGTTGACGCCACGGAGGAGAACGAGCTGTCGCAGGAGTACGGCGTCGAGGGTTTCCCGactatcttcttcttcattgatGGCGTTCACAAGCCTTACACAGGCCAAAGAACCAA GGAGGGAATTGTAACCTGGATTAAGAAAAAGATTGGACCTGGAATTCAAAACGTGACCACATTGGAAGATGTTGAACGTATTTTGACTGCTGAAAGTAAAGTCGTTTTGGGCTACCTCAACTCTCTGGTG GGTCCTGAGAGTGACGAGCTTGCTGCTGCttcaagacttgaagatgaGGTCACCTTTTACCAAACTGTAGATCCCAAGGTGGCAAAACTTTTCCATCTTGATGCTGAAGTTAAGCGCCCTGCTTTGGTCCTGCTAAAGAAGGAGGCTGAGAAACTAAGTTATTTTG ATGGTAAATTTGATAAGTCTGCAATTGCCGAGTTTGTCTTTGCCAACAAGCTTCCTTTGGTTATCACTTTTACTAGGGATAATGCCCCACAAATTTTTGAAAGTACAATCAAGAAACAG CTGTTGCTGTTTGCCACTTCAAAAGATTCAGAGAAGTCTCTCCCTGAATTTCAAAAGGCTGCACAACTTTTCAAAGGAAAG CTTATCTTTGTACATGTGGAAACGGATAACGAAGATATCGGAAAGCCAGTTTCAGATTATTTTGGTGTTACTAGTGAAGCTCCAACG GTTCTTGGGTATACCGGAAATGATGATGGTAGGAAATTTGTTCTTGACGGAGAGGTGACCTTGGCTAATTTAAAG acTTTTGGGGAGGACTTTATTGAGGACAAACTTAAACCTTTCTATAAGTCAGATCCAATTCCCGAAACT AACGACGGGGATGTGAAGATAGTGGTTGGGAATAATTTTGATGACATTGTCTTGGACGAGTCAAAGGATGTTCTTCTTGAG ATTTATGCACCCTGGTGTGGGCATTGCCAATCTCTGGAGCCAACCTACAACAAGCTTGCCAAACATTTACGAGGCATTGACTCTATTGTTATAGCCAAGATGGACGGAACCACAAATGAGCATCCCAGGGGAAAG GCTGATGGGTTCCCCACACTTCTATTCTTCCCAGCGGGAAATAAGAGCTTTGATCCA ATTCCCGTAGACTGTGACCGTACAGTGGTGGCATTCTACAAGTTTCTCAAGAAAAACGCATCAATCCCTTTCAAGCTCCAGAAGCCAGCATCAACGCCAAAATCAGAGGGGTCTGCTGCAACAGAAAGCCAAGGGAGCGGCAGCAGCGCAGACGATTTGAAGGATGAACTATGA
- the LOC137741498 gene encoding protein disulfide isomerase-like 1-4, with amino-acid sequence MMVEFYAPWCGHCQALNPEYAAAATELKGEDVVLAKVDATEENELSQEYGVEGFPTIFFFIDGVHKPYTGQRTKEGIVTWIKKKIGPGIQNVTTLEDAERILTAESKVVLGYLNSLVGPESDELAAASRLEDEVTFYQTVDPKVAKLFHLDAEVKRPALVLLKKEAEKLSYFDGKFDKSAIAEFVFANKLPLVITFTRDNAPQIFESTIKKQLLLFATSKDSEKSLPEFQKAAQLFKGKLIFVHVETDNEDIGKPVSDYFGVTSEAPTVLGYTGNDDGRKFVLDGEVTLAKLKTFGEDFIEDKLKPFYKSDPIPETNDGDVKIVVGNNFDDIVLDESKDVLLEIYAPWCGHCQSLEPTYNKLAKHLRGIDSIVIAKMDGTTNEHPRGKADGFPTLLFFPAGNKSFDPIPVDCDRTVVAFYKFLKKNASIPFKLQKPASTPKSEGSAATESQGSGSSADDLKDEL; translated from the exons ATGATGGTCGAGTTCTACGCGCCGTGGTGCGGACACTGCCAGGCCTTGAACCCGGAGTACGCGGCGGCAGCCACCGAGCTCAAGGGCGAAGATGTAGTTTTGGCCAAGGTTGACGCCACGGAGGAGAACGAGCTGTCGCAGGAGTACGGCGTCGAGGGTTTCCCGactatcttcttcttcattgatGGCGTTCACAAGCCTTACACAGGTCAAAGAACCAA GGAGGGAATTGTAACCTGGATTAAGAAAAAGATTGGACCTGGAATTCAAAACGTGACCACATTGGAAGATGCTGAACGTATTTTGACTGCTGAAAGTAAAGTCGTTTTGGGCTACCTCAACTCTCTGGTG GGTCCTGAGAGCGACGAGCTTGCTGCTGCttcaagacttgaagatgaGGTCACCTTTTACCAAACTGTAGATCCCAAGGTGGCAAAACTTTTCCATCTTGATGCTGAAGTTAAGCGCCCTGCTTTGGTCCTGCTAAAGAAGGAGGCTGAGAAACTAAGTTATTTTG ATGGTAAATTTGATAAGTCTGCAATTGCCGAGTTTGTCTTTGCCAACAAGCTTCCTTTGGTTATCACTTTTACTAGGGATAATGCCCCACAAATTTTTGAAAGTACAATCAAGAAACAG CTGTTGCTGTTTGCCACTTCAAAAGATTCAGAGAAGTCTCTCCCTGAATTTCAAAAGGCTGCACAACTTTTCAAAGGAAAG CTTATCTTTGTACATGTGGAAACGGATAACGAAGATATCGGAAAGCCAGTTTCAGATTATTTTGGTGTTACTAGTGAAGCTCCAACG GTTCTTGGGTATACCGGAAATGATGATGGTAGGAAATTTGTTCTTGACGGAGAGGTGACCTTGGCTAAATTAAAG acTTTTGGGGAGGACTTTATTGAGGACAAACTTAAACCTTTCTATAAGTCAGATCCAATTCCCGAAACT AACGACGGGGATGTGAAGATAGTGGTTGGGAATAACTTTGATGACATTGTCTTGGACGAGTCAAAGGATGTTCTTCTTGAG ATTTATGCACCCTGGTGTGGGCATTGCCAATCTCTGGAGCCAACCTACAACAAGCTTGCCAAACATTTACGAGGCATTGACTCTATTGTTATAGCCAAGATGGACGGAACCACAAATGAGCATCCCAGGGGAAAG GCTGATGGGTTCCCCACACTTCTATTCTTCCCAGCGGGAAATAAGAGCTTTGATCCA ATTCCCGTAGACTGTGACCGTACAGTGGTGGCATTCTACAAGTTTCTCAAGAAAAACGCATCAATCCCTTTCAAGCTCCAGAAGCCAGCATCAACGCCAAAATCAGAGGGGTCTGCTGCAACAGAAAGCCAAGGGAGCGGCAGCAGCGCAGACGATTTGAAGGATGAACTATGA
- the LOC137743884 gene encoding classical arabinogalactan protein 10-like translates to MARFIEHLSALLLAFLLTQFSTAASSSSPPVPSPTPSPQPAADSPSHVSPSPISLTPSPSNTPTHSPIPSSPPAPPQSTPSPSPDSEPSVPAPAPSDPSDNNNDMNADDNGAENSSGGGMSGGKKAGIASGVIVGVGLVGLGGFVYRKRQDNIRRSQYGYDARREFL, encoded by the coding sequence ATGGCGAGGTTCATCGAACACCTCTCTGCTCTGCTTCTCGCATTTCTCCTAACCCAATTCAGCACCGCCGCATCCTCTTCCTCTCCGCCAGTGCCCTCCCCGACTCCGTCGCCGCAACCCGCTGCCGATTCGCCGTCTCACGTATCTCCATCGCCGATTTCCCTCACTCCATCTCCGTCCAACACACCGACGCACTCACCAATTCCTTCTTCTCCTCCCGCGCCGCCGCAGTCGACTCCATCGCCGTCGCCTGACAGCGAGCCTTCTGTTCCCGCTCCGGCGCCGTCGGATCCTAGCGACAACAACAATGACATGAACGCCGACGACAACGGAGCTGAGAACTCCTCCGGGGGAGGAATGAGCGGGGGAAAGAAGGCGGGGATCGCGTCTGGAGTTATCGTCGGAGTCGGTTTGGTAGGGCTCGGAGGATTTGTGTACAGGAAGCGTCAAGATAACATACGTCGATCTCAGTACGGTTACGACGCCAGGAGAGAGTTTCTCTGA